From Gemmatimonadaceae bacterium, the proteins below share one genomic window:
- a CDS encoding molybdopterin molybdotransferase MoeA, whose product MLSVLEAATRIAASVAPLGVLRAPLNSALGAVLAEDAVSPITLPHWDNSAMDGYAVLAADIAGASESSPRELPVVGSIAAGARAERALVPGEAMQIMTGAPLPAGADTVVRVEDTDGGTARVRVLKDRDAGKNIRRAGEDVHAGAVAIPAGTPIGAAQIGVLASIGFSEVPIHRRPRVAILGSGDELVDLDRFDEVRAGNRIVSSNRHTLEALVRLNGGEPLSLGHAADTLEAVTALLERAAALKPDLIITTAGVSVGEHDHTRTAVEALGTKLDFWRVRMRPGAPLGFGRVRDIPWIGLPGNPVSAMVTFELYVRPAIRRMLGHRRVHRQPVRVVLEEPVSIGAKLTHFYRAIVAPRADGTLGARLTGPQGSGILTSMSLANALLIVPEDSGTVPAGETLSAFLLGDDAGLREDFSL is encoded by the coding sequence ATGCTCTCCGTCCTCGAAGCGGCAACTCGGATTGCGGCGTCGGTGGCGCCGCTGGGGGTGCTTCGGGCGCCGCTGAACTCCGCGCTGGGTGCGGTGCTCGCCGAAGACGCCGTCTCACCGATCACGCTGCCGCACTGGGACAATTCGGCGATGGACGGCTACGCGGTCCTCGCGGCCGACATTGCAGGCGCGTCGGAGTCCTCGCCGCGCGAGCTGCCCGTGGTTGGGAGCATTGCCGCCGGCGCGCGCGCGGAGCGGGCGCTGGTGCCTGGGGAGGCGATGCAGATCATGACGGGTGCACCACTGCCGGCCGGTGCCGATACCGTGGTGCGCGTTGAGGACACGGACGGCGGCACGGCGCGCGTGCGGGTGCTCAAGGACCGGGACGCGGGCAAGAACATTCGTCGCGCCGGTGAGGACGTGCACGCGGGTGCCGTGGCCATCCCCGCGGGCACGCCGATTGGTGCGGCGCAGATCGGTGTGCTGGCGAGCATCGGGTTCAGCGAGGTGCCCATCCATCGTCGACCGCGCGTGGCGATCCTCGGCTCCGGCGACGAACTGGTTGACCTGGATCGTTTCGACGAGGTGCGCGCGGGCAATCGCATCGTCAGCTCCAACCGGCACACGCTCGAGGCGCTGGTTCGACTGAACGGTGGCGAGCCGCTCTCGCTTGGGCACGCCGCCGACACGCTGGAGGCGGTGACGGCGTTGCTCGAGCGCGCCGCGGCGCTCAAGCCAGATCTCATCATCACGACCGCCGGCGTGAGCGTCGGCGAGCACGACCACACGAGAACGGCTGTCGAGGCGCTCGGGACGAAGCTCGACTTCTGGCGCGTCCGCATGCGGCCGGGCGCGCCTCTCGGCTTCGGCCGCGTGCGCGACATCCCGTGGATCGGACTTCCCGGAAACCCCGTGTCGGCAATGGTGACCTTCGAGCTCTACGTGCGGCCGGCGATCCGTCGCATGCTTGGCCACCGGCGGGTGCATCGACAGCCCGTGCGGGTGGTGCTCGAGGAACCGGTGAGCATCGGGGCCAAGCTCACGCACTTCTACCGTGCCATTGTCGCGCCGCGCGCGGACGGGACACTCGGCGCGCGGCTCACCGGCCCGCAGGGATCGGGCATCCTGACCTCGATGTCGTTGGCCAACGCGCTGCTGATCGTTCCGGAAGACTCGGGTACCGTCCCGGCGGGCGAGACGCTGTCGGCCTTCCTGCTCGGCGACGATGCCGGCCTGCGCGAGGACTTCTCGCTGTGA
- the dacB gene encoding D-alanyl-D-alanine carboxypeptidase/D-alanyl-D-alanine-endopeptidase — MALAAATAPLAGQQAELKPSVLTENFQPRTRSELGGFVDSLIADPMWRTAHWGVLIVDPERGDTLYSANAGKLFLPASNVKLVTAAVALAQLGGEYRTSTAVFGRRPGRDGAMPGDLVIVGRGDPSVSDSLAGDAMAPLRAIADSLAARGIKSIAGRLRRAGDAFPGDTLGLGWAWDDLDEGYAAPVDELLFNEGFARITVYGAERPGGPVRVRTHPARSLPRILRVNVETSRNCCMLRSRVRARSIADGGGLAFELTGSVRAGDSTSVNVALRNPSRAFLTALEEALASKGIRVDGGVDADSLADTTGMARLATLPSPPLTAMLGAFQKPSQNQLGEMLLRLVGLERTGVGTADSGLVVVRRQLAEWGVDSSGAALRDGSGLSRHNFLTPESIVRLLHVMRTRADFDAYYQALPVGGVDGTIRERMVGTPAMANVRAKTGTLDKARNLSGYVTTADGRVLLFSLMANNHTVPTREVERVQDAILVYLASMDGGLR; from the coding sequence TTGGCACTTGCCGCCGCAACGGCGCCGCTCGCCGGCCAGCAGGCCGAACTCAAGCCGAGCGTCCTCACGGAAAACTTCCAGCCGCGCACGCGCTCCGAGCTCGGCGGCTTCGTGGACTCGCTCATCGCCGACCCGATGTGGCGCACGGCGCATTGGGGCGTGCTCATCGTAGACCCCGAGCGCGGCGACACGCTCTACTCGGCGAACGCCGGCAAGCTCTTCCTCCCCGCGTCGAACGTAAAGCTGGTCACGGCCGCCGTCGCGCTGGCCCAGCTCGGTGGCGAGTATCGCACGAGCACGGCGGTGTTCGGTCGCCGGCCAGGGCGCGACGGCGCGATGCCGGGTGATCTCGTGATCGTCGGCCGCGGCGATCCTTCGGTGAGCGACTCCTTGGCCGGTGACGCGATGGCGCCGCTGCGCGCCATCGCCGACTCGCTGGCCGCGCGGGGCATCAAGAGCATCGCCGGACGTCTCCGCCGCGCCGGCGACGCGTTTCCCGGCGACACGCTCGGCCTTGGCTGGGCCTGGGACGACCTCGACGAAGGGTACGCGGCGCCCGTTGACGAGCTGTTGTTCAATGAAGGCTTCGCGCGCATCACGGTCTACGGCGCGGAGCGTCCCGGCGGCCCGGTCCGCGTGCGCACGCATCCCGCGCGTTCTCTGCCGCGCATCCTGCGCGTCAACGTCGAGACTTCGCGCAACTGCTGCATGCTTCGCTCGCGCGTGCGCGCGCGAAGCATCGCGGACGGTGGCGGCCTCGCATTTGAGTTGACCGGCAGCGTGCGCGCGGGGGACTCGACGAGCGTCAACGTCGCTCTGCGCAATCCCTCGCGTGCGTTTCTGACGGCGCTCGAGGAGGCCCTGGCCTCGAAGGGCATCCGGGTCGACGGCGGCGTCGATGCGGACTCGCTCGCCGACACCACGGGGATGGCCCGTCTCGCGACGCTGCCGTCGCCACCGCTGACCGCGATGCTCGGCGCCTTCCAGAAGCCGTCGCAGAACCAACTCGGGGAGATGCTGCTCCGCCTCGTGGGGCTCGAGCGCACCGGCGTGGGCACGGCGGACAGCGGGCTTGTCGTGGTGCGTCGCCAGCTGGCCGAGTGGGGTGTGGACTCCAGCGGCGCCGCGCTGCGGGACGGCAGCGGGCTATCGCGGCACAACTTTCTCACACCGGAGTCGATTGTTCGGCTCCTGCACGTGATGCGTACACGCGCTGACTTTGACGCCTACTACCAGGCGCTGCCGGTCGGCGGTGTGGACGGCACGATCCGCGAGCGAATGGTCGGCACGCCCGCGATGGCCAATGTGCGCGCCAAGACCGGCACGCTGGACAAGGCGCGCAACCTCTCCGGCTACGTGACCACGGCGGATGGACGCGTGCTGCTCTTCTCGTTGATGGCCAACAACCATACCGTGCCGACGCGCGAGGTCGAGCGCGTGCAGGACGCGATTCTCGTCTACTTGGCGTCGATGGACGGCGGACTGCGCTGA
- a CDS encoding DUF2281 domain-containing protein translates to MHDILKDRILRRLETLPEDRLYQVLDYIEFLESKYAKRQAPGPNVFQRFAEGVEDTLRAGNVSASTVAEAMGFMSKAMGVLSGVAAAGASVANDMVGTAKGRPSGSVDAAPGSSAPKPGASSQPAAGKSPPDATNLKDGTPI, encoded by the coding sequence ATGCATGACATCCTGAAGGACCGCATTCTGCGCCGCCTCGAGACGCTGCCCGAGGATCGGCTCTACCAGGTGCTCGACTACATCGAGTTCCTCGAGTCCAAGTACGCCAAGCGCCAGGCCCCCGGACCGAACGTCTTCCAGCGCTTTGCCGAGGGTGTCGAAGACACGCTGCGCGCCGGGAACGTGTCCGCGTCCACGGTCGCCGAGGCGATGGGCTTCATGAGCAAGGCGATGGGCGTGCTCAGTGGTGTGGCGGCGGCCGGCGCATCGGTCGCGAACGACATGGTGGGGACCGCGAAGGGCCGGCCGAGTGGTTCGGTCGACGCCGCTCCGGGCAGCAGCGCGCCGAAGCCCGGCGCATCCTCTCAGCCCGCGGCTGGAAAATCCCCGCCGGATGCGACTAACTTGAAAGATGGGACACCCATCTGA
- a CDS encoding molybdenum cofactor guanylyltransferase, producing the protein MTCTGVILAGGGATRFGGEPKGLERVAGRRIIDRVAAALREVTDELLLVANAEDAASWLPGVRVARDVREGAGALGGLHAALTHAGTEVLLVAWDMPFVSASLLGELRRVGEGGALAESVEGGRPGGIAADDAARAVPRDAVLPESEGSRRGVEPLCAWYSPRCLPAIDAALTAGDLRVIGFHAAVTVQRLPLERVQLFGDPRRLFANVNTRDELVALDPSRG; encoded by the coding sequence GTGACTTGCACGGGCGTCATTCTCGCCGGCGGTGGTGCCACGCGCTTTGGTGGCGAGCCCAAGGGACTGGAACGCGTCGCCGGGCGGCGGATCATCGATCGCGTGGCGGCGGCGCTGCGTGAGGTCACGGACGAGCTGCTGCTCGTGGCGAACGCCGAGGATGCGGCATCGTGGCTGCCTGGCGTTCGCGTCGCGCGTGATGTGCGCGAGGGCGCCGGGGCGCTGGGCGGGTTGCACGCGGCACTGACGCACGCGGGAACCGAGGTCCTCCTCGTTGCCTGGGACATGCCGTTCGTGAGCGCATCCCTGCTTGGCGAGCTCCGCCGCGTCGGTGAAGGCGGCGCGTTGGCGGAGAGCGTGGAGGGCGGCCGCCCCGGTGGGATAGCCGCCGATGACGCTGCGCGCGCAGTCCCTCGCGACGCCGTGCTGCCCGAAAGTGAAGGGTCTCGCCGCGGCGTCGAACCGCTCTGCGCCTGGTACTCGCCACGCTGTCTCCCTGCCATTGATGCGGCGCTGACCGCGGGCGATCTACGGGTGATCGGTTTCCACGCGGCCGTGACGGTGCAGCGGCTGCCGCTGGAGCGCGTGCAACTGTTTGGCGACCCGCGGCGGCTCTTCGCCAACGTCAATACCCGCGACGAGCTTGTTGCCCTGGATCCGTCCCGTGGCTGA
- a CDS encoding 6-carboxytetrahydropterin synthase, with protein sequence MSFSAAHRYRRPEWDDAKNLEVFGACAHPNWHGHTYTCEVTVGGKIDPLTGFCADLTLLDAALRSEVVDKLDHRNLVLDVPEFAEGKLIPTSENLAWWIAEKLHGALSPQIRIFRVRVSEEPGLWAEVS encoded by the coding sequence GTGAGCTTCTCCGCAGCGCATCGCTATCGCCGGCCGGAGTGGGACGACGCGAAGAACCTCGAGGTGTTCGGCGCCTGCGCGCATCCCAACTGGCACGGGCACACGTACACCTGCGAGGTGACGGTCGGCGGCAAGATCGATCCCCTCACCGGATTCTGCGCCGACCTCACCCTGCTCGATGCCGCGTTGCGCAGCGAAGTGGTGGACAAGCTGGATCATCGCAATCTCGTGCTTGACGTACCCGAGTTTGCCGAGGGCAAGCTGATTCCCACGAGCGAGAATCTGGCGTGGTGGATCGCCGAGAAGCTGCACGGGGCGCTGTCGCCGCAGATTCGCATCTTCCGCGTACGGGTCTCTGAGGAGCCGGGACTCTGGGCTGAGGTGAGCTAG
- the gpmI gene encoding 2,3-bisphosphoglycerate-independent phosphoglycerate mutase — protein MASGVDRPVVLVVLDGWGHRESSEGNAIKMARTPTWDRLWARAPRTLLEASGLAVGLPAGQMGNSEVGHLNLGAGRKVMQDLVRIGESIASGNFYQIDAFRRACASLREDGGTLHLIGLVGDGGVHAHDDHLVALVELAERERVPKVALHLFLDGRDTLPRSAHGYVRALAERIGDRARIASIGGRYFGMDRDKRWQRTQKAYDAAVRGSGPSTTDALGFITGNYDRDVTDEFMEPAVVVRNGEPVAPMRDGDAVIAWNFRSDRMRQIVSALSQPGFDGFDVKDRPKLRVVTMTQYDQTFGLPVAFEPFSMAKIVAEVLEDVGMSTLRTAETEKYPHVTYFFNGGNEVPYKGEERRLVPSQKVATYDLMPEMSAPGISDVLCAAIEAKSHHFTLCNYANGDMVGHSGNMAATIRACEVVDEQLARVVASAERAGARLLITADHGNCEMMIDPETGGPHTAHTTNLVPFLLVEDGQPVPLRTGGALSDVGPTVLGMLGVEQPAEMTGQDLRLIGVPA, from the coding sequence ATGGCATCCGGCGTGGATCGCCCTGTCGTGCTCGTCGTACTCGACGGATGGGGCCACCGCGAGAGCAGCGAAGGCAACGCGATCAAGATGGCGCGCACCCCGACCTGGGACCGCCTCTGGGCGCGCGCGCCGCGCACCCTGCTCGAGGCCAGCGGCCTGGCCGTGGGCCTGCCGGCCGGCCAGATGGGCAACTCGGAGGTCGGGCATCTCAACCTCGGCGCCGGCCGCAAGGTGATGCAGGACTTGGTACGCATCGGCGAGAGCATCGCGTCCGGCAACTTCTATCAGATCGACGCGTTCCGCCGCGCCTGCGCGTCGCTGCGCGAGGATGGCGGCACACTGCACCTGATCGGCCTCGTGGGCGACGGCGGCGTGCACGCGCACGACGACCACCTCGTGGCTCTCGTCGAGCTGGCCGAACGGGAGCGCGTGCCCAAGGTCGCCCTGCACCTCTTCCTCGACGGCCGCGACACACTGCCCCGCTCCGCCCACGGCTACGTGCGCGCACTGGCCGAGCGCATTGGCGACCGCGCGCGCATCGCCAGTATCGGTGGGCGCTATTTCGGGATGGACCGCGACAAGCGCTGGCAGCGCACGCAGAAGGCCTACGACGCGGCCGTCCGCGGAAGCGGCCCGAGCACGACCGACGCGCTCGGCTTCATCACCGGCAACTACGACCGCGACGTCACCGACGAGTTTATGGAACCGGCGGTGGTCGTCCGCAACGGCGAGCCCGTGGCGCCGATGCGCGACGGAGACGCCGTCATCGCCTGGAACTTCCGCTCGGACCGCATGCGCCAGATCGTCTCGGCGCTATCGCAGCCGGGCTTCGATGGCTTCGACGTGAAGGACCGCCCGAAGCTGCGTGTTGTGACGATGACGCAGTACGACCAGACCTTTGGCCTGCCCGTGGCCTTCGAGCCCTTCTCGATGGCCAAGATCGTCGCCGAGGTGCTGGAGGACGTCGGGATGTCCACGCTGCGCACGGCAGAGACGGAGAAGTACCCGCACGTGACGTACTTCTTCAACGGCGGCAACGAGGTGCCCTACAAGGGCGAGGAACGTCGCCTCGTGCCCAGTCAGAAGGTGGCCACCTACGACCTGATGCCGGAGATGAGTGCGCCGGGTATCAGCGACGTGCTCTGCGCCGCCATCGAGGCCAAGTCCCACCACTTCACGCTCTGCAACTACGCCAATGGCGACATGGTCGGCCACAGCGGCAACATGGCCGCGACCATCCGCGCCTGCGAAGTGGTGGACGAACAGCTCGCCCGCGTCGTGGCCTCGGCGGAGAGGGCGGGCGCGCGGCTGCTCATCACGGCCGACCACGGCAACTGCGAGATGATGATCGACCCGGAGACTGGCGGGCCGCACACAGCCCACACCACGAACCTGGTCCCTTTCCTCCTCGTCGAGGACGGCCAGCCGGTGCCCCTGCGCACCGGCGGCGCGCTCTCGGACGTCGGCCCCACCGTGCTCGGCATGCTCGGCGTCGAGCAGCCTGCGGAGATGACGGGCCAAGACCTACGACTCATTGGAGTGCCTGCGTGA
- the mobB gene encoding molybdopterin-guanine dinucleotide biosynthesis protein B: MAERRPPMLAVVGRKHAGKTTLVTKLSAELTRRGRRVMILKHGSHTFNLDPSGTDTYRHYHEGNAARVAMVSPDKFAFVSRTAEELSPEAVVDRYLADADLVLCEGFKRSAMPKLEIFRTAAHATALYPDDAPTPVTWRAMVSDVPVAGFGGRQFAIADGDRHIGELCNWIEEEFL; this comes from the coding sequence GTGGCTGAGCGCCGCCCGCCGATGCTCGCCGTGGTCGGCCGCAAGCACGCCGGCAAGACCACGCTGGTCACCAAGCTTAGCGCCGAACTCACGCGGCGCGGCCGGCGTGTGATGATCCTCAAGCACGGCTCCCACACCTTCAATCTCGACCCGTCGGGCACGGACACCTACCGCCACTACCACGAGGGCAACGCGGCGCGCGTGGCGATGGTGTCGCCGGACAAGTTCGCGTTCGTCTCACGCACGGCGGAGGAGCTCTCGCCAGAGGCGGTGGTGGATCGCTACCTCGCCGATGCCGACCTCGTGCTCTGCGAGGGCTTCAAGCGTTCGGCCATGCCCAAGTTGGAGATTTTCCGGACGGCGGCGCACGCCACGGCCCTGTATCCTGATGATGCGCCGACGCCGGTGACCTGGCGCGCGATGGTCTCGGATGTCCCGGTGGCTGGGTTTGGGGGACGACAGTTCGCGATCGCCGACGGCGACCGGCATATCGGCGAGCTCTGCAATTGGATCGAGGAGGAGTTTCTGTGA
- a CDS encoding formate dehydrogenase accessory sulfurtransferase FdhD: MATPPDGQVPLDAVDEVPVWLEVNGEPAVTWMCTPDQLPELVVGWCFGEGYIDAKADLLSMRPCAKEPGFWVTVPEQRYATVEGQERRRVLASGCGAVTTILGSLSSVPRRDTKPSIPDLATTRALFKELFARGERYKDTGGIHAAALTDGSTLLCHAEDIGRHNAVDKVMGSRILAGERPDDLILLVTGRISGELAFKAARARVAVVATPSVPSTMAVEIAQAAGMVLVGRAVSGQPQVWSA, translated from the coding sequence GTGGCGACCCCGCCGGACGGCCAGGTCCCGCTCGACGCGGTGGACGAGGTTCCGGTCTGGCTCGAAGTGAACGGCGAGCCCGCCGTCACGTGGATGTGTACGCCGGACCAGTTGCCCGAACTCGTCGTCGGCTGGTGCTTCGGCGAGGGCTACATCGATGCCAAGGCTGACCTGTTGTCGATGCGGCCTTGCGCGAAGGAGCCCGGCTTCTGGGTCACGGTGCCTGAGCAGCGCTATGCGACGGTCGAGGGACAGGAGCGGCGGCGCGTACTGGCTTCGGGCTGCGGGGCCGTCACGACGATTCTTGGATCGCTCTCCTCGGTGCCGCGACGCGACACGAAGCCTTCGATTCCCGACCTCGCCACGACGCGCGCGTTGTTCAAGGAGCTTTTTGCGCGCGGCGAGCGCTACAAGGACACCGGCGGCATCCACGCAGCCGCACTCACCGACGGCAGTACACTGCTCTGCCACGCCGAGGACATCGGTCGTCACAACGCGGTGGACAAGGTGATGGGTTCGCGCATCCTGGCTGGCGAGCGCCCCGATGACTTGATCCTGCTTGTGACGGGTCGCATTTCCGGCGAACTCGCGTTCAAGGCGGCGCGGGCACGCGTTGCGGTAGTGGCCACGCCGAGCGTACCGAGCACAATGGCCGTGGAGATCGCGCAGGCCGCGGGGATGGTGTTGGTCGGGCGCGCGGTGTCCGGACAGCCGCAGGTGTGGTCCGCGTGA
- a CDS encoding SH3 domain-containing protein, whose translation MRLNPFVLSALLLAAPMSDGLSAQQRLTADAEVRAAPTGNVVATLRNGTAWTTGSARGGWTELTISGWVETSRFAGPRESFPQSINEDTDGWRIREEPSLNGRILGEFKGGAGLHVAERRGNWARIRREVWVQSSLLARVQASANAATAPAASTAPPRGTPTPATSTRGTTPATSAPTAASQDPAASSGGGAGPLRVTATTPLLAGPGGETLGSVNSGAVATPLARERGWVKVQVEAWVLDSMLLPTDSGFVGSLSAADLRLKPDEYRGRVVRWEVQVVGLQYADPLRRDLADGEPFLLAVGPRGEEAILYFAIPPSLIEQAKAIPPMSTVSLTARVRNGRSRPTGTPVLDLLSISRD comes from the coding sequence ATGCGGCTGAATCCATTTGTCCTCTCTGCGCTCCTGCTCGCCGCCCCCATGTCGGACGGGCTCTCGGCGCAGCAGCGCCTGACCGCGGACGCGGAGGTGCGTGCGGCGCCCACGGGGAACGTCGTGGCCACCCTGCGGAACGGCACGGCGTGGACGACCGGGTCGGCGCGCGGGGGCTGGACGGAGCTCACGATCTCGGGCTGGGTGGAGACGTCTCGCTTCGCGGGTCCGCGGGAGAGCTTTCCGCAGAGCATCAACGAGGACACGGACGGCTGGCGGATCCGCGAGGAGCCGTCGCTGAATGGGCGTATTCTCGGGGAGTTCAAGGGCGGGGCAGGGCTGCACGTGGCCGAGCGCCGCGGCAACTGGGCTCGCATCCGGCGGGAGGTCTGGGTGCAGAGCTCACTGCTCGCGCGTGTCCAGGCGAGCGCGAACGCCGCGACGGCTCCGGCCGCCAGCACCGCGCCACCTCGGGGGACCCCCACTCCGGCCACCTCGACTCGCGGGACGACCCCGGCGACCTCCGCGCCGACTGCGGCTAGCCAAGACCCGGCGGCGTCCTCCGGGGGGGGCGCCGGGCCGCTCCGGGTGACCGCCACAACGCCATTGCTCGCCGGACCGGGAGGGGAAACACTTGGCTCCGTGAACTCCGGGGCGGTCGCGACCCCCCTCGCCCGCGAGCGCGGCTGGGTGAAGGTGCAGGTCGAGGCCTGGGTGCTCGACTCGATGCTGCTTCCCACCGATTCCGGCTTCGTCGGTTCGCTGTCGGCGGCAGACCTGCGGCTCAAGCCGGATGAGTACCGCGGCCGGGTGGTCCGCTGGGAGGTCCAGGTCGTGGGGCTGCAGTACGCGGATCCGCTCCGGCGCGACCTCGCGGACGGCGAACCCTTCCTTCTGGCCGTCGGACCACGGGGCGAAGAAGCCATCCTCTACTTCGCGATTCCGCCATCGCTGATCGAACAGGCAAAGGCCATCCCGCCGATGTCCACTGTCTCGCTGACCGCTCGGGTAAGGAACGGAAGATCAAGACCGACAGGGACTCCGGTACTCGATCTACTTTCGATAAGCAGAGACTGA